In Vanessa cardui chromosome 28, ilVanCard2.1, whole genome shotgun sequence, one genomic interval encodes:
- the LOC124541563 gene encoding putative pre-mRNA-splicing factor ATP-dependent RNA helicase PRP1 — protein sequence MSKRRIEVMDPFIKKKREEKAAAAAKSGGSGETSDSVATLGTALPPTPTSTPGINPYSGSPHTPRYHELLRRRLGLPVWEYKNDFMRLLNTHQCVVLVGETGSGKTTQIPQWCVEFAAVTAGKSHGVACTQPRRVAAMSVAQRVAEEMDVPLGQQVGYSIRFEDCSGPQTVLKYMTDGMLLREAMSDPMLEQYRVILLDEAHERTLATDILMGVLKEVIKQRTDLKLVIMSATLDAGKFQQYFDNAPLMNVPGRTHPVEIFYTPQPERDYLEAAIRTVIQIHVCEEIAGDILLFLTGQEEIEDACKRIKREIDGLGPEVGELKCIPLYSTLPPNLQQRIFEQAPPNRSNGAIGRKVVVSTNIAETSLTIDGVVFVIDTGFSKQKVYNPRIRVESLLVSPISKASAQQRAGRAGRTRPGKCFRLYTEKAYKHEMQDNTYPEILRSNLGSVVLQLKKLGIDDLVHFDFMDPPAPETLMRALELLNYLAALDDDGNLTDLGAVMAEFPLDPQLAKMLIASCNHNCSNEILSITAMLSVPQCFVRPNEARKAADEAKMRFAHIDGDHLTLLNVYHAFKQNMEDPHWCYDNFINYRSLKSGDNVRQQLSRIMDRFNLKRTSTEFTSKDYYINIRKALVNGFFMQVAHLERTGHYLTVKDNQVVQLHPSTCLDHKPDWVIYNEFVLTTKNYIRTVTDIKPEWLLKIAPQYYELNNFPQCEARRQLELLQARLDSKAYQEGF from the exons atgtctaAACGAAGGATTGAAGTGATGGATCCGTTTATAAAGAAAAAGAG AGAAGAGAAAGCAGCAGCGGCAGCTAAATCTGGTGGCAGTGGGGAGACATCAGATTCGGTTGCCACACTAGGAACAGCTCTCCCTCCGACCCCTACCAGTACGCCTGGTATAAACCCATATTCAG GCTCACCACATACTCCACGGTACCACGAACTCCTGCGACGCCGTCTCGGCCTCCCGGTCTGGGAGTACAAAAACGACTTCATGCGACTTCTGAACACGCACCAGTGCGTCGTGCTAGTCGGCGAAACGGGATCCGGCAAGACGACTCAGATACCCCAGTGGTGCGTGGAATTCGCGGCAGTCACGGCGGGGAAGTCCCACGGGGTCGCCTGCACCCAGCCGCGCCGGGTGGCCGCCATGTCAGTCGCCCAGCGGGTCGCCGAGGAGATGGACGTACCGCTCGGTCAGCAAGTCGGTTACAGCATTCGTTTCGAAGACTGCTCCGGGCCCCAGACCGTCCTCAAGTACATGACAGATGGTATGTTGCTGCGTGAGGCTATGTCGGATCCGATGCTGGAGCAATACAGAGTGATACTCCTCGACGAGGCCCACGAGAGGACCCTGGCCACGGATATCCTCATGGGTGTGCTCAAGGAGGTGATAAAGCAAAGGACAGACTTGAAGCTCGTCATCATGTCGGCGACGCTTGACGCCGGCAAGTTCCAGCAGTACTTCGACAACGCCCCCCTCATGAACGTCCCCGGTAGGACTCATCCCGTTGAAATATTCTACACGCCTCAACCGGAGAGGGATTACCTGGAAGCGGCGATACGGACCGTAATACAGATTCACGTGTGCGAGGAGATAGCCGGGGATATCCTGCTCTTCCTCACGGGCCAGGAGGAGATTGAGGACGCCTGCAAGCGTATCAAGCGCGAAATCGACGGTCTCGGTCCGGAGGTAGGCGAGCTGAAGTGCATACCCCTGTACTCGACGCTGCCTCCGAACCTTCAGCAGAGGATATTCGAGCAGGCGCCGCCAAACCGCTCGAACGGCGCCATCGGCCGTAAGGTTGTCGTGTCGACGAACATAGCTGAGACGTCGCTGACGATAGACGGCGTGGTGTTCGTTATCGACACGGGTTTCTCGAAGCAGAAGGTGTACAACCCTCGGATCCGCGTGGAGTCGCTTCTGGTGTCTCCCATCAGCAAGGCGTCGGCCCAGCAGCGCGCCGGTCGCGCGGGACGCACCCGCCCCGGCAAGTGCTTCCGCCTCTACACTGAGAAGGCCTACAAGCACGAGATGCAGGACAACACTTACCCCGAGATCCTGAG ATCAAACTTAGGATCTGTAGTTTTGCAGTTGAAAAAGCTGGGTATCGACGACCTCGTGCACTTTGACTTCATGGACCCGCCAGCGCCCGAGACCCTGATGAGGGCGTTGGAGCTCCTCAACTACCTGGCAGCCCTCG ATGACGACGGCAACCTGACGGACCTCGGCGCTGTTATGGCGGAGTTCCCCCTGGACCCCCAACTCGCCAAGATGCTGATAGCGAGCTGCAACCACAACTGTTCGAATGAGATATTATCTATCACTGCCATGCTTTCCG TTCCACAATGCTTCGTCCGACCGAACGAGGCTCGCAAGGCGGCCGACGAGGCTAAGATGCGCTTCGCACACATCGACGGCGACCACCTCACACTACTCAACGTGTACCACGCTTTCAAGCAGA ATATGGAGGACCCTCACTGGTGCTACGACAACTTCATCAACTACAGATCACTTAAATCCGGTGACAATGTCAGACAACAGCTGAGCCGGATAATGGACAG ATTTAACTTGAAAAGGACGAGCACAGAATTCACAAGcaaagattattatattaatataaggaaGGCGCTTGTCAACGGTTTCTTTATGCAG GTAGCTCATCTGGAACGCACAGGACACTATCTAACAGTTAAAGATAATCAGGTGGTACAACTTCACCCGTCGACCTGCCTCGACCACAAACCGGACTGGGTTATTTACAATGAATTCGTACTAACGACGAAGAATTACATTCGTACCGTCACAGATATCAAAC cgGAATGGTTGTTAAAGATAGCACCGCAGTACTACGAGTTAAACAATTTCCCTCAGTGCGAAGCGCGGAGACAGCTGGAACTTCTGCAGGCCCGTCTGGATTCGAAGGCCTACCAG